The following proteins are co-located in the Scomber scombrus chromosome 2, fScoSco1.1, whole genome shotgun sequence genome:
- the LOC133986644 gene encoding G-protein coupled receptor 4-like, which translates to MFNTTLSPSTNLYMNSTSDPSGRPPWYQFPVCAVAPYGFIFYFGVKVFNLAVGTPCNVLVIWQIASKKSDAATSDIFIFSLAILDAYFCLMTPIEMVNRLLLDDSRIWYFQRFAYGLKDVAPLFLVCICLDRYVAVVHPILFTGIRDNKIRFGISVVVWGLILAYGLTKSILGVMSVNEVFSGVILFAFAVMVFCNMSIIWVLRRSVVGKEEMHPVKKKAFKMVLIILAIIVANYLPPVALMPFVPYYTFVQFRCQISISVFSIMDLSCSIEPLLYITKMERVDSKCCGRSFAKAEDVKV; encoded by the exons ATGTTCAACACCACTCTGAGTCCATCCACCAACCTCTACATGAACTCTACCAGTGACCCCAGTGGACGACCACCATGGTACCAGTTCCCAGTGTGCGCCGTGGCCCCTTATGGCTTCATTTTCTACTTTGGGGTCAAAGTGTTCAACCTGGCGGTGGGGACGCCCTGTAACGTCCTGGTCATCTGGCAGATCGCCAGCAAGAAGAGCGACGCGGCTACGTCGgacatcttcatcttcagtctGGCCATCCTGGATGCCTACTTCTGCCTGATGACGCCCATAGAGATGGTCAACCGGTTGCTGCTGGACGACAGTCGCATCTGGTACTTCCAAAGGTTCGCATATGGCCTCAAAGATGTAGCACCACTCTTCTTG GTGtgcatctgcctcgaccggtacGTAGCCGTGGTTCACCCCATACTGTTCACCGGTATCCGAGACAACAAGATCCGCTTCGGCATCTCTGTGGTGGTCTGGGGGCTCATCCTGGCTTACGGCCTCACCAAGAGCATCCTGGGAGTCATGAGCGTCAACGAAGTCTTCAGTGGCGTCATCCTCTTTGCCTTCGCAGTCATGGTCTTCTGCAACATGTCCATCATCTGGGTGCTCCGTCGCTCCGTGGTGGGAAAAGAGGAGATGCACCCGGTGAAGAAGAAGGCCTTCAAGATGGTGCTGATCATCCTGGCCATCATCGTGGCGAACTACCTGCCCCCTGTGGCGCTCATGCCCTTCGTGCCCTACTACACGTTTGTGCAGTTCCGCTGCCAGATCAGCATAAGCGTATTCTCCATCATGGATCTGAGCTGCAGCATCGAGCCTCTCCTCTACATCACCAAGATGGAGCGCGTAGACAGCAAGTGCTGCGGACGGAGCTTTGCTAAGGCAGAAGATGTCAAGGTGTGA
- the LOC133996613 gene encoding uncharacterized protein LOC133996613 isoform X2 — protein sequence MLFTRCFITRMSSSLHRHVIWESEGLVAYLHPRPWTPGSVILERSTPGRLGGSIFHLEEPEYLSWLLGARTVSELLCDRLGVRRCALVSRPHRDRPAQIRVLPLHGLDAEWRPHLAGDEEHNAHDPGYCTSRTAPRWSDSRLTDIQNKIRAKLPAPDAPHNLTFLGDDPAHPGLFSRIVRGEEQQWRVWDDEGHVAFLTPFPNSPGFTVLVPRRPLTSDIFRLEKDDYERLVLATRKVSRLLEEAFNAWGVGLIFEGFEIDYAHAKLIPLLSPSSSGEGDNKTKPPPQFYPTYPGYVSSEDGFEASPESLKEIHAKMTA from the exons ATGCTGTTTACGAGGTGTTTTATCACAAG AATGTCCTCCAGCCTTCACCGTCACGTCATCTGGGAGTCAGAGGGGCTGGTGGCTTACCTTCATCCCCGGCCCTGGACTCCAGGCTCTGTTATCCTGGAGCGCAGCACTCCTGGCAGGCTGGGAGGCAGCATCTTCCACCTGGAGGAGCCCGAATACTTATCCTGGCTGTTAGGGGCGAGAACCGTCTCAGAGCTGCTGTGCGACAGGCTCGGGGTTCGCAGGTGTGCTCTGGTGTCCAGACCTCACCGAGACAGACCCGCCCAG ATCCGAGTCCTCCCACTGCACGGCCTGGATGCAGAGTGGCGCCCTCACCTGGCAGGAGACGAGGAGCACAACGCCCACGACCCGGGATACTGCACCTCAAGGACTGCTCCCCGATGGAGTGACTCCCGCCTGACTGATATCCAGAACAAGATTCGTGCCAAGCTACCGGCCCCCGATGCCCCGCACAATCTGACGTTCCTCGGGGATGATCCGGCTCACCCCGGTCTGTTCTCGCGCATCGTTCGTGGGGAGGAGCAGCAGTGGCGGGTGTGGGACGACGAGGGTCACGTGGCCTTTCTCACTCCTTTCCCAAATTCCCCTGGATTTACCGTGCTGGTACCACGccgacctttgacctcagaTATATTCAGACTAGAAAAGGATGATTATGAGCGGCTGGTGCTGGCGACCCGGAAGGTGTCGAGGCTTCTCGAGGAGGCGTTTAACGCCTGGGGGGTGGGGCTTATTTTTGAGGGTTTTGAGATTGACTACGCTCACGCCAAGTTGATACCGCTGCTCTCACCCTCATCTTCAGGGGAAGGAGACAATAAAACTAAACCACCACCCCAGTTCTACCCCACCTATCCTGGATATGTGAGCTCAGAAGACGGTTTTGAAGCCAGCCCGGAAAGTCTGAAGGAGATACACGCCAAAATGACTGCTTAA
- the LOC133996613 gene encoding uncharacterized protein LOC133996613 isoform X1, which yields MWKGGAFITVLIAVCAHYYFTFLHEDTGKEDRMSSSLHRHVIWESEGLVAYLHPRPWTPGSVILERSTPGRLGGSIFHLEEPEYLSWLLGARTVSELLCDRLGVRRCALVSRPHRDRPAQIRVLPLHGLDAEWRPHLAGDEEHNAHDPGYCTSRTAPRWSDSRLTDIQNKIRAKLPAPDAPHNLTFLGDDPAHPGLFSRIVRGEEQQWRVWDDEGHVAFLTPFPNSPGFTVLVPRRPLTSDIFRLEKDDYERLVLATRKVSRLLEEAFNAWGVGLIFEGFEIDYAHAKLIPLLSPSSSGEGDNKTKPPPQFYPTYPGYVSSEDGFEASPESLKEIHAKMTA from the exons ATGTGGAAAGGAGGAGCGTTTATCACCGTGCTTATCGCTGTTTGTGCtcattattatttcacttttctCCACGAAGACacaggaaaagaagacag AATGTCCTCCAGCCTTCACCGTCACGTCATCTGGGAGTCAGAGGGGCTGGTGGCTTACCTTCATCCCCGGCCCTGGACTCCAGGCTCTGTTATCCTGGAGCGCAGCACTCCTGGCAGGCTGGGAGGCAGCATCTTCCACCTGGAGGAGCCCGAATACTTATCCTGGCTGTTAGGGGCGAGAACCGTCTCAGAGCTGCTGTGCGACAGGCTCGGGGTTCGCAGGTGTGCTCTGGTGTCCAGACCTCACCGAGACAGACCCGCCCAG ATCCGAGTCCTCCCACTGCACGGCCTGGATGCAGAGTGGCGCCCTCACCTGGCAGGAGACGAGGAGCACAACGCCCACGACCCGGGATACTGCACCTCAAGGACTGCTCCCCGATGGAGTGACTCCCGCCTGACTGATATCCAGAACAAGATTCGTGCCAAGCTACCGGCCCCCGATGCCCCGCACAATCTGACGTTCCTCGGGGATGATCCGGCTCACCCCGGTCTGTTCTCGCGCATCGTTCGTGGGGAGGAGCAGCAGTGGCGGGTGTGGGACGACGAGGGTCACGTGGCCTTTCTCACTCCTTTCCCAAATTCCCCTGGATTTACCGTGCTGGTACCACGccgacctttgacctcagaTATATTCAGACTAGAAAAGGATGATTATGAGCGGCTGGTGCTGGCGACCCGGAAGGTGTCGAGGCTTCTCGAGGAGGCGTTTAACGCCTGGGGGGTGGGGCTTATTTTTGAGGGTTTTGAGATTGACTACGCTCACGCCAAGTTGATACCGCTGCTCTCACCCTCATCTTCAGGGGAAGGAGACAATAAAACTAAACCACCACCCCAGTTCTACCCCACCTATCCTGGATATGTGAGCTCAGAAGACGGTTTTGAAGCCAGCCCGGAAAGTCTGAAGGAGATACACGCCAAAATGACTGCTTAA
- the LOC133986660 gene encoding B-cell receptor CD22-like, whose amino-acid sequence MSEETHPTLTIKDLTESDKKFYCYLQVKVIPATEGQTVSLICNTSCPLTENPAAYIWYKNREFLYQDWSPWYQQLVSSEEAVRYSCAVKGYEHLRAPEVSVEVSLQSTPAYGDYATLTCNTSCPLADKKTAYRWYKNINVMKVEKKQQLSVSRYSPDIFSCAVKDHEDLHSAEVCLEVKLHPAVVTEGQRVTLTCSTSCPLTDNTNYIWYLNSQRLTEPESQNKHLLLDPVTIQHAGNYSCAVKTHQNIISGEKTLTVQSITGTSTAAAAGVVAALLEKEVLQTFS is encoded by the exons ATGTCTGAAGAGACTCATCCAACTCTAACAATCAAAGATCTGACAGAGAGTGATAAAAAGTTTTACTGCT ACCTGCAGGTGAAGGTGATTCCTGccacagagggacagacagtATCACTGATTTGCAACACCAGCTGTCCTCTGACTGAAAACCCTGCAGCCTACATCTGGTACAAGAACAGAGAGTTTCTCTATCAGGACTGGTCTCCCTGGTACCAACAGCTGGTCAGCAGTGAGGAAGCAGTCAGATACTCCTGTGCTGTCAAAGGCTACGAGCATCTCAGAGCTCCTGAAGTCTCAGTGG AAGTAAGCCTTCAAAGTACTCCTGCATATGGGGACTACGCTACACTGACCTGTAACACCAGCTGTCCACTGGCTGACAAAAAAACTGCCTACAGGTGGTACAAGAACATAAACGTAATGAAAGTTGAGAAGAAACAGCAGCTTTCAGTTTCCCGCTACTCTCCTGATAtcttctcctgtgctgtcaAAGATCACGAGGATCTGCACTCTGCTGAAGTCT GCTTGGAGGTTAAGTTGCATCCTGCTGTGGTGACAGAGGGCCAGAGAGTCACACTGACCTGCAGTACCAGCTGTCCTCTGACTGACAACACAAACTACATTTGGTACCTGAACAGTCAACGTCTGACGGAGCCAGAGAGCCAAAACAAACACCTGCTTCTAGACCCAGTCACCATTCAACATGCAGGAAACTACTCCTGTGCTGTCAAAACCCACCAAAACATCATCTCTGGTGAAAAGACTCTAACTGTCCAAAGTATTACAGgaacatcaacagcagcagctgcaggagttgTTGCTGCTCTCCTG GAGAAAGAGGTCCTCCAGACATTCTCCTAG